In Paenibacillus sp. FSL M7-0420, a single genomic region encodes these proteins:
- a CDS encoding Rpn family recombination-promoting nuclease/putative transposase: protein MELLDPRVDFVFKRIFGSENNKDVLLAFLNRIFTEAGEPPLTEIILMNPYTDKDDPLDKQSIFDVYARTSEGKLIDIEMQLFNKYDIEKRTLFYWSKRYASQLSEGEKYPELKKCVTINILNYSFLKNKQYHNVFHLREDRTGISLIDDIEVHFLELPKLDELSVPTEGGLINWLLFLKGADTSHWEVLKMNEPGLEKAMDTLQYLSQDSEARRLYEARQKYLHDEASMLGSAKLAGMKEGIKEGIKEVAKNMLDLNLDIMTIVKATGLTEQEIHSLRK from the coding sequence ATGGAATTACTGGACCCGCGTGTGGATTTTGTATTCAAACGGATATTTGGCAGCGAGAACAACAAGGATGTACTGTTGGCATTTCTTAACCGCATTTTCACCGAAGCTGGCGAGCCGCCGTTGACTGAGATTATTTTAATGAATCCATATACGGATAAAGACGATCCACTGGATAAACAGTCCATCTTTGATGTTTATGCCAGAACGTCAGAAGGTAAACTGATTGATATAGAGATGCAGCTGTTTAATAAGTACGACATAGAGAAAAGAACGCTTTTTTATTGGAGTAAACGATATGCGAGTCAACTCAGCGAGGGTGAAAAGTATCCAGAATTGAAGAAATGCGTAACGATCAATATTTTGAATTATTCGTTCTTGAAGAATAAGCAATATCATAACGTATTTCATTTGCGGGAAGACCGGACAGGGATATCCTTGATTGACGACATCGAGGTTCATTTCTTGGAATTACCGAAGCTTGATGAACTTAGTGTGCCAACTGAAGGTGGACTGATCAATTGGCTATTGTTCCTGAAAGGTGCGGATACATCACACTGGGAGGTGCTGAAGATGAATGAGCCGGGATTAGAGAAGGCGATGGATACTCTGCAATATCTGAGTCAGGATTCAGAGGCCAGACGATTGTATGAAGCGAGACAGAAGTATTTGCATGATGAGGCCTCCATGCTGGGAAGTGCCAAATTGGCAGGTATGAAGGAAGGTATCAAGGAAGGTATCAAAGAAGTAGCGAAGAATATGCTGGACTTGAATCTGGACATAATGACCATTGTAAAGGCCACTGGATTAACAGAGCAGGAGATCCATTCTTTGAGAAAGTAA
- a CDS encoding ABC transporter ATP-binding protein yields MKEYKWVLSIFFRQQPVTMVSILLLYILMYALQPLELLLIGRIIVSLGHPSGVMSIAILIIAYILVYSLKNIQYSFSLLFIELLENKVGALLQRQMFTAIAQADLDKLDQADYLLRIERAKDTLWYKLTNAVNDVFHFFGSIAGFCMSVWIIVRLGAMYVAAFIVLGLLYNYFVKRNTEEHIAVTKRQEHEDRKLNYLSRLMQDRSNQKEIRSFQIFEWLESKRLSKFDEIRDMNMAFSLKWTVIGCIWSGLMLGLENSTLLVMCYAVALTTLSLDQLIVLTQGQGQIIEGVNSFAEFFSEARKNTIYIKEFRDLITPETQAAETPHQPSSVLTRNRMAMELHDVSFAYGNSSAVLQHINLHIGRGESIVLVGENGSGKSTLAKIMAGLLKPTEGSVHSYCKTSTAAFQDYAKFEFSVRDNVGLGDVASINDNDRVTEATVKGQIHQVIQQYPKGLDTILGKKFDADGIEMSEGQWQKVAISRAFMREADFIIFDEPSASLDALSEIQQFRNIGKYFRGKSVVLISHRIGIAKLADRIVFMKQGEIVEVGTHAELMQLKGEYCSFFRNQAKWYDTGDQVI; encoded by the coding sequence TTGAAGGAATATAAATGGGTTCTGTCCATCTTTTTCAGACAACAGCCGGTAACGATGGTATCCATCCTCCTGCTCTATATCCTAATGTACGCCCTGCAGCCCTTAGAGCTGCTTCTGATCGGGCGGATCATCGTCAGCCTTGGGCATCCGTCCGGGGTGATGTCTATTGCCATCCTCATTATTGCCTATATCCTCGTATACTCATTGAAGAATATCCAATATTCCTTTTCGCTGCTGTTCATAGAATTGCTGGAGAATAAGGTCGGCGCACTGCTGCAAAGACAGATGTTCACCGCTATTGCCCAGGCAGATTTAGACAAGCTGGATCAGGCGGATTATCTGCTTCGAATCGAGCGGGCGAAGGATACCTTATGGTATAAGCTCACGAATGCCGTTAACGATGTATTCCATTTCTTCGGGTCCATTGCCGGCTTCTGCATGTCTGTATGGATTATTGTCAGGCTGGGGGCTATGTATGTAGCGGCCTTTATTGTGCTTGGGCTGCTCTATAACTATTTTGTGAAGCGCAACACGGAGGAACATATTGCAGTAACGAAGAGGCAGGAGCATGAGGACCGCAAGCTGAATTATTTGAGCCGTCTCATGCAAGACCGGAGCAACCAGAAGGAGATTAGGAGCTTTCAGATTTTTGAGTGGCTGGAGTCGAAGCGGCTCTCCAAATTCGATGAGATCAGAGACATGAATATGGCCTTCAGCCTGAAATGGACGGTGATTGGCTGTATATGGTCCGGGCTGATGCTGGGCCTGGAGAACAGTACGCTGCTGGTGATGTGTTATGCTGTGGCGCTGACAACGCTGAGCCTGGATCAGCTGATCGTATTAACTCAAGGGCAGGGACAGATCATCGAGGGAGTCAATTCCTTCGCCGAGTTCTTCTCCGAAGCCCGCAAGAATACCATCTACATCAAGGAATTCAGAGATTTGATTACACCAGAGACACAAGCAGCAGAGACTCCTCACCAGCCTTCTTCGGTGTTAACCAGAAACAGGATGGCGATGGAGCTGCATGATGTCTCTTTTGCATACGGTAATTCGTCCGCAGTGTTACAACATATTAATCTGCACATCGGCAGAGGGGAGAGCATTGTGCTTGTCGGTGAGAACGGCAGCGGCAAGAGTACTCTGGCCAAAATTATGGCCGGTCTGCTGAAGCCGACGGAAGGCAGCGTCCACAGTTACTGTAAGACCTCGACCGCAGCTTTTCAGGATTATGCCAAATTCGAATTCTCGGTCCGGGATAATGTCGGTCTGGGCGATGTAGCGAGTATCAACGACAACGATAGAGTCACAGAAGCAACGGTGAAAGGCCAGATTCACCAGGTCATTCAGCAATATCCCAAGGGACTGGACACGATTCTGGGCAAAAAATTCGATGCCGACGGAATTGAGATGTCGGAAGGCCAGTGGCAGAAGGTGGCGATCAGCCGGGCGTTCATGCGCGAGGCCGATTTTATTATCTTCGATGAACCGTCTGCCTCCCTGGATGCGTTGTCGGAGATTCAGCAGTTCCGCAATATCGGCAAATATTTTCGCGGCAAAAGTGTTGTACTCATCTCCCACCGGATCGGAATTGCCAAGCTCGCCGACAGAATCGTATTTATGAAGCAGGGAGAGATCGTGGAAGTAGGCACCCATGCTGAGCTGATGCAGCTGAAGGGAGAATATTGCAGCTTCTTCAGGAATCAGGCCAAATGGTACGATACGGGAGATCAGGTCATATGA
- a CDS encoding PqqD family protein, with product MNASTLLSKVNVIHEDLGEESLVMDRNHEMFFLNQTAKYLWEHCNGRTVSEVAGMLHDQCLEKDQLELSDIITDCIGAFEELEQRGFVKIRK from the coding sequence ATGAACGCAAGCACGTTATTGTCCAAAGTCAATGTTATCCATGAGGATCTTGGTGAGGAATCACTGGTGATGGACCGTAATCATGAGATGTTCTTCTTGAATCAGACCGCCAAGTATTTATGGGAGCACTGCAATGGAAGAACGGTATCAGAGGTTGCCGGTATGCTCCATGACCAGTGTCTGGAGAAGGACCAGCTTGAATTAAGCGATATTATTACGGACTGTATTGGCGCATTTGAAGAACTGGAGCAGAGAGGTTTCGTGAAAATAAGGAAATGA
- a CDS encoding MupG family TIM beta-alpha barrel fold protein, translating to MLGISIFVADRTLEDNVKYMEHMKAAGCTEIFTSLHMPEDEFGALKEKLLETAKVARRLGMDLMADISGQALENFSLPFLLEAGVTGLRMDFGFEARDIAAYSNKMRIALNASTLTPEFLAALKEHPMCLENIEAWHNYYPRPETGLDKEPFIAKNRWLQAEGITTMAFIPGDGLKRKPLFQSLPTLEKHRNQSSFLAYLELEQDCAVDKIFVGDLTLSEGSQIQFQRYEEGVIPLRVTQELPYALWDKVHRNRLDSARDVIRSETARTDQERFGMTRRIAPMHTNKRPRGTITVDNYLYGRYEHELQIALRDLPAHEAVNVIGHVIEEDLPLLDYVRQGGRSFSFTAAT from the coding sequence GTGCTCGGAATTTCAATTTTTGTGGCGGACCGCACGTTAGAAGACAATGTGAAGTATATGGAACACATGAAGGCTGCAGGCTGTACCGAAATATTCACCTCTCTTCATATGCCGGAGGATGAGTTCGGAGCATTGAAGGAGAAATTGCTGGAGACCGCAAAGGTTGCCCGGCGGTTAGGAATGGACCTGATGGCGGATATCTCCGGGCAGGCATTGGAGAACTTTTCGTTACCCTTTCTACTAGAGGCTGGTGTTACAGGTTTGCGGATGGATTTCGGCTTTGAAGCCCGTGACATTGCCGCCTACTCCAACAAAATGAGAATCGCCTTAAATGCCAGCACCTTAACCCCGGAATTCTTAGCCGCATTGAAGGAGCATCCGATGTGTCTTGAGAACATTGAAGCCTGGCATAATTATTATCCCCGCCCGGAGACAGGTCTGGATAAGGAACCGTTCATAGCGAAGAACAGGTGGCTGCAAGCGGAAGGGATTACGACGATGGCCTTTATTCCGGGAGACGGGCTGAAGAGAAAACCGTTATTTCAAAGCTTGCCTACCCTGGAGAAGCACCGGAATCAATCTTCTTTTCTAGCCTACCTGGAATTAGAGCAAGATTGTGCAGTGGACAAAATTTTCGTTGGCGATTTAACCCTCTCAGAAGGATCTCAGATTCAATTTCAGCGGTATGAGGAAGGGGTTATTCCTTTGCGGGTAACCCAAGAATTACCTTATGCCTTATGGGATAAGGTCCATCGGAACCGCCTTGACTCTGCCCGTGATGTGATTCGCTCTGAGACGGCACGGACAGATCAGGAGCGTTTTGGAATGACCCGAAGGATTGCGCCTATGCATACGAACAAGCGGCCCAGAGGAACAATTACCGTCGATAATTATTTGTATGGCCGCTATGAACATGAATTACAGATCGCATTAAGAGATCTGCCGGCACATGAGGCTGTTAATGTGATTGGTCATGTGATAGAAGAGGACCTTCCTCTATTGGACTACGTCAGACAAGGCGGAAGGAGCTTCAGCTTCACGGCTGCTACTTAA
- a CDS encoding radical SAM/SPASM domain-containing protein yields MELLSPAKSFRLGGCYLEITSNCNLRCLHCYNESGVLQDQIDMPTFMNIINDLPDHPDTSITISGGEPTSHPEFWNFMEALQKKQFGMVLVITNGTYITREVAEKFAACKVAIQLSVNGSRAEIHDQLCGRGSFNQTMRGLTHLLDAGMSERILIRSVLTGFNKDDIVHLLKMVAELKIPQAEIASLSNLGRSEDNRNNLYLDILEKSALVERLEREPEIVKLMDSGMKITLPDDFTGACPLLNGVTADADRIPLTPRIDSSGNVFLCQLFTDAQYAIGNVNQTSLSSMLESQELVNLVKFFQVGQNYMNQCQSCIWNGTCGKGCVALAVANGGSIQDTDGCCKVRTKYYVSELKKNRKALVPQ; encoded by the coding sequence GTGGAATTGTTATCCCCAGCCAAGAGCTTTCGATTAGGCGGTTGCTACCTGGAGATCACTTCAAACTGCAACCTGCGCTGCCTGCATTGCTATAACGAATCCGGCGTCCTGCAGGATCAGATTGATATGCCGACCTTCATGAACATCATTAATGATCTGCCGGATCATCCCGATACAAGCATCACCATCTCCGGGGGAGAACCAACCTCGCATCCTGAATTCTGGAATTTCATGGAGGCACTGCAGAAGAAGCAGTTCGGCATGGTGCTGGTCATCACGAACGGCACCTATATCACCCGGGAGGTTGCTGAGAAATTCGCGGCCTGCAAAGTGGCCATACAGCTAAGTGTGAATGGTTCACGCGCGGAGATTCATGATCAATTATGCGGACGCGGCAGCTTTAACCAGACGATGCGGGGCCTTACGCATTTACTCGATGCCGGCATGAGCGAACGTATCCTGATCCGCAGCGTGCTTACGGGCTTCAATAAGGATGACATCGTTCATCTGCTGAAGATGGTCGCTGAGCTTAAGATTCCCCAGGCTGAGATCGCAAGCCTCAGCAACCTGGGCCGCAGTGAAGATAACCGGAACAACCTATACCTGGACATTCTGGAGAAGTCGGCACTGGTGGAGCGTCTGGAGCGGGAACCAGAGATTGTGAAGCTGATGGACAGCGGTATGAAGATCACACTGCCCGATGATTTTACAGGAGCCTGCCCGTTGTTAAATGGAGTGACCGCAGACGCTGACCGGATTCCGTTAACACCGAGAATAGATTCTTCCGGTAATGTGTTCCTGTGCCAATTGTTCACGGACGCGCAGTATGCCATCGGCAATGTCAATCAGACGAGCCTGTCCTCCATGCTTGAATCTCAGGAACTCGTGAACCTGGTCAAGTTCTTTCAAGTGGGACAGAATTATATGAACCAATGCCAGAGCTGTATATGGAATGGGACTTGCGGCAAGGGGTGTGTAGCGCTCGCAGTAGCCAACGGAGGCTCAATTCAGGATACGGATGGCTGCTGCAAGGTAAGAACGAAATATTATGTCTCTGAGCTGAAGAAGAACAGAAAAGCGCTAGTGCCGCAGTAA
- a CDS encoding LysR family transcriptional regulator, with protein sequence METRHLHYFMAVCEELHFTRAAEGLGISQPTLSQQIKVLEGEMGMPLFDRIGKKIALTEAGALLKDYAARMIQNEQNAKAAINELRSDNRGMIRLGVLPSDLDYRLTPMLVKFHSDFPNIRLQVFASTLIQQEVLENKLDIGICLPGPRDSMLTQVDLGWEPYHLIVREDHPYAAKSHIELSSLQQIQLVMYPRTYIGRELVENTCREAGFELEPIMETGSATSLLQLVKAGIGGTIQPRGLLEGMENSRLRSIPILNTAPCRNLRLIYRADRYISHATHTFISSLRRFLIDNLRLEDGLRTLEK encoded by the coding sequence ATGGAAACCCGCCACCTGCACTATTTCATGGCCGTCTGCGAAGAACTGCATTTCACACGCGCCGCTGAGGGACTGGGCATCAGCCAACCGACACTAAGCCAGCAGATTAAAGTACTGGAAGGTGAAATGGGCATGCCCCTGTTCGACCGGATCGGCAAAAAGATTGCCCTTACCGAAGCTGGTGCCCTCCTGAAGGACTACGCAGCCCGGATGATTCAGAATGAGCAGAATGCCAAGGCAGCGATTAATGAGCTGCGCTCCGACAACCGCGGCATGATCCGGCTTGGGGTGCTGCCCTCTGACCTGGACTACCGCCTAACTCCGATGCTGGTTAAATTCCATTCCGATTTTCCGAATATCCGGCTCCAGGTCTTCGCTTCAACGCTTATTCAGCAGGAGGTGCTGGAGAACAAGCTGGACATCGGCATCTGCCTTCCGGGTCCGCGTGATTCCATGCTGACTCAAGTGGACCTGGGCTGGGAGCCTTATCATCTGATTGTCCGCGAGGATCATCCTTATGCCGCCAAGAGCCACATTGAGCTGTCATCACTTCAGCAGATCCAGCTTGTAATGTACCCGCGCACCTATATCGGCAGAGAGCTGGTGGAGAATACCTGCCGGGAGGCAGGCTTCGAGCTGGAACCGATCATGGAGACCGGATCAGCCACCTCGCTGCTTCAGCTGGTCAAGGCCGGGATTGGCGGTACCATACAACCGCGCGGACTGCTTGAGGGCATGGAGAACAGCAGACTGCGCTCCATTCCGATCCTGAATACCGCCCCCTGCCGCAACCTCAGACTGATCTACCGGGCTGACCGCTACATCAGCCATGCCACCCATACCTTCATCAGCAGCCTGCGCCGGTTCCTGATCGACAATCTCCGGCTTGAGGACGGGCTTCGAACCCTTGAAAAATGA
- a CDS encoding sensor histidine kinase → MVLWFRRRNEAARLAELNGRLHRQLEAQELSYQDTLHSFMDIKRIIHDINKQLVYIRACIEAGHAAEGADHINGILQQIEASCNTITTGNLAVDALVSHALNLASDLNIAMQHKVQLSGAPVNIEHYDLCIVLGNLLDNAIDAARQVRPAQNRSIQLHIHSNNNALVIYIGNSMAAPASTAAPCRRAHPEMHGIGLSTIQQVTGKYGGHLRTTVKPGKYETVVVLPYAKTGS, encoded by the coding sequence ATGGTCTTATGGTTCAGGAGGAGGAATGAGGCCGCCCGGCTGGCGGAGTTGAATGGCCGTCTGCACAGACAGCTTGAAGCCCAGGAGCTCAGCTATCAGGATACCTTACATTCCTTCATGGACATCAAGCGAATCATTCATGATATCAACAAGCAACTGGTATACATACGCGCCTGTATTGAAGCAGGTCATGCGGCAGAGGGCGCAGATCATATTAACGGGATTTTGCAACAGATCGAGGCCTCCTGCAACACCATCACTACCGGCAACCTGGCGGTGGATGCCTTGGTCAGCCATGCGCTTAACCTCGCCTCTGACCTGAACATTGCCATGCAGCATAAGGTACAGCTCTCCGGTGCACCTGTTAACATTGAACACTACGATCTGTGCATAGTACTTGGCAACCTTCTGGATAATGCCATAGATGCTGCGAGACAGGTCCGGCCGGCTCAGAACAGATCCATTCAGCTTCATATCCATTCGAACAACAATGCCCTCGTTATCTATATTGGCAACTCCATGGCCGCTCCCGCCAGCACAGCAGCGCCATGCCGCCGGGCCCATCCTGAAATGCACGGAATCGGCTTAAGTACTATTCAACAGGTTACGGGCAAATACGGCGGGCACCTGAGAACCACCGTCAAGCCAGGGAAGTACGAAACGGTTGTTGTTCTGCCTTATGCGAAGACTGGAAGCTAA
- a CDS encoding LytR/AlgR family response regulator transcription factor, which yields MFHVGVCDDDAEVLSKVKQYFKLLSLSTNYSFDVHCFSSGEQLLQHYKAMQGEYTYHLLILDVEMSGISGIETAQAIRSLPDRDVQIIFLSSYPEYIMDSFDVQTFQYLLKPVPYELFQDKILKLCSYIHSSPNRFFTIKVEDDQVVLRRPDIIAIVKIKHSLAQNKLKLITASREYLINGTLQSYSDKLGNPFLLIHRSIIVNLEHVRRFNANSVVMSSDEEYPIGRSQSKAFKDVYAGYVLEEIQGRG from the coding sequence TTGTTTCATGTAGGCGTGTGCGATGATGATGCCGAGGTTCTGAGCAAGGTGAAGCAGTATTTCAAGCTGCTGTCGCTGTCGACCAACTATTCATTTGATGTCCACTGCTTCTCTTCCGGCGAACAGCTGCTGCAGCATTATAAAGCCATGCAGGGAGAATACACCTATCACCTGTTGATTCTGGATGTGGAAATGTCCGGGATCAGCGGAATTGAAACCGCTCAGGCTATCCGGTCTTTGCCTGACCGCGATGTGCAAATTATCTTCCTGAGCAGCTATCCTGAATACATCATGGACAGCTTCGACGTTCAGACCTTCCAATACCTGCTCAAGCCAGTCCCCTATGAATTATTCCAAGACAAAATACTTAAGCTGTGCAGCTATATTCATTCCAGCCCGAACCGCTTCTTCACCATTAAGGTAGAGGATGATCAGGTGGTGCTGCGGCGGCCCGATATTATTGCTATTGTCAAAATTAAGCATTCCCTTGCCCAAAATAAGCTGAAGCTCATCACTGCCTCCCGGGAGTACCTCATTAATGGCACCTTGCAGAGCTATTCGGATAAGCTGGGCAATCCGTTCCTGCTGATTCACCGTTCCATAATTGTCAATCTGGAGCATGTCCGCAGATTCAACGCGAATTCCGTGGTTATGTCCAGTGATGAAGAATATCCTATTGGACGTTCCCAGTCGAAGGCCTTCAAGGATGTCTATGCCGGGTATGTGCTGGAAGAAATTCAAGGGAGAGGATAA
- a CDS encoding MFS transporter yields the protein MPFLLLFVALLAASLNMRPVITSVSPLLGNIQSDLGMNSLQASLMTTLPVLCMGIFAPLAVSISRRFGLERTIFGAMVLIGAATAARGFLSSSSGLILTALAAGVGIGIAGPLLSGFIKRHFPGRSAMVSVYSASMVMGASLAAGLAVPVYTWLDNSWQLSLAVWAVLSLAALPVWWRIAARSKPLKEQTAHARLPLANGRAWLLTIFFGLMASIFYSLTAWLAPMAASMGYSKHEAGNLLTLFTLIQIPVSILVPILVARFQRRTLWLVLCSLFELSGLLLLLGSASPLLSAVLLGIGAGGLFPLALMLPLLMTERAEEASSWSSLNQGGGYFLGALGPLAVGRIYDASGSFQPALIGMAVVTVLMIAVQLMIGRSSRESNALRNG from the coding sequence ATGCCTTTCTTACTATTATTCGTTGCCTTGCTGGCAGCCTCATTAAATATGCGTCCGGTAATCACTTCGGTCTCACCGCTGCTGGGTAACATTCAGAGTGATCTGGGGATGAACAGCCTGCAGGCCAGTCTGATGACAACACTGCCAGTCCTGTGTATGGGAATATTCGCCCCCCTTGCCGTGAGCATCAGCCGGCGCTTCGGTCTGGAGCGCACGATCTTCGGGGCTATGGTGCTGATCGGGGCGGCGACAGCCGCACGCGGGTTCCTGTCTTCATCCTCCGGTCTCATTCTGACGGCGCTGGCAGCAGGCGTAGGGATCGGAATTGCCGGACCGCTGCTGTCCGGCTTCATTAAGCGTCATTTTCCCGGCCGCTCGGCTATGGTCAGTGTGTATTCCGCCTCAATGGTGATGGGTGCTTCACTCGCAGCCGGGCTGGCTGTTCCGGTCTATACCTGGCTGGACAATTCCTGGCAGCTGTCCCTGGCGGTATGGGCAGTCTTGTCGCTCGCCGCTCTCCCTGTCTGGTGGAGGATTGCCGCGCGGTCCAAGCCGCTGAAGGAGCAGACTGCACATGCCCGGCTGCCCTTGGCTAACGGCAGAGCCTGGCTGCTGACCATATTCTTCGGCCTTATGGCGAGCATCTTCTATTCGCTGACTGCCTGGCTGGCGCCGATGGCCGCATCCATGGGGTATAGCAAGCATGAAGCGGGCAATCTGCTCACACTGTTCACCTTGATACAGATTCCGGTAAGCATCCTCGTGCCTATCCTTGTGGCCAGATTCCAGCGGCGCACGTTATGGCTAGTGCTGTGCAGTCTGTTCGAGCTAAGCGGACTGCTGCTCCTTCTGGGCTCAGCCTCACCGCTGCTGAGCGCAGTGCTGCTCGGCATTGGCGCCGGCGGATTATTCCCGCTGGCTCTAATGCTGCCGCTCTTAATGACGGAGCGGGCGGAAGAGGCCAGCTCCTGGTCGTCGCTTAATCAGGGGGGCGGGTATTTTCTCGGAGCTTTGGGACCGCTCGCGGTTGGCCGTATCTACGATGCCTCGGGTTCCTTCCAGCCCGCGCTGATCGGCATGGCTGTGGTTACTGTACTTATGATCGCGGTACAACTGATGATAGGCAGAAGCTCACGCGAGAGCAACGCTCTAAGGAACGGATAG
- a CDS encoding MurR/RpiR family transcriptional regulator has translation MAAGSMISQIELVLNELPESEKKVAEYILANAKEVMHMSIHELAAKAEASSAAVVRFCRSLGIEGFPALKIRLSAEVENTNYVGYFDVESNETVHSIIDKMLSNTILTFQNTASQLDAHSIEQAVSLLQQAEVIYVYGIGASFIIAEDAAQKWLRLGKNVYAISDRHLLAAAMATKSENAVFWGISYSGETGEVIQLTKRAKEHGIKTISLTRPGNNKLSQLADVSLFTSRAPEATLRSAATSSRFAQLFVLDIVFSVYASAQHDLTVEQLAKTRQMIEVLND, from the coding sequence TTGGCAGCAGGAAGTATGATTTCTCAAATTGAACTGGTATTAAATGAACTGCCGGAATCCGAAAAAAAAGTAGCGGAGTACATTCTTGCCAATGCTAAAGAAGTGATGCATATGAGCATACATGAGTTAGCGGCTAAAGCGGAGGCAAGCAGTGCGGCGGTTGTCCGTTTTTGCCGTTCATTGGGCATCGAGGGCTTCCCCGCCCTGAAGATCCGTTTATCCGCAGAAGTAGAGAATACGAATTATGTCGGCTACTTTGATGTAGAATCCAACGAGACGGTGCATTCGATCATTGATAAAATGTTGTCCAATACCATATTGACCTTTCAGAATACAGCCAGTCAACTGGACGCGCATTCGATTGAGCAGGCCGTGAGCCTGTTACAGCAGGCAGAGGTTATTTATGTTTATGGGATAGGCGCCTCTTTTATTATTGCAGAGGATGCGGCACAGAAATGGCTGCGGCTCGGCAAAAATGTATATGCTATTTCAGACCGTCATTTATTGGCGGCAGCTATGGCTACGAAATCAGAGAACGCTGTCTTCTGGGGAATTTCGTATAGCGGGGAGACGGGCGAGGTCATTCAATTAACCAAACGGGCCAAGGAGCACGGGATCAAAACAATCAGCCTTACCCGTCCTGGAAATAACAAGCTTTCCCAGCTGGCGGATGTTTCTTTATTTACATCACGTGCCCCGGAAGCCACACTTCGCAGTGCGGCAACCAGCTCAAGGTTTGCCCAATTATTTGTGCTCGATATTGTCTTTAGCGTATATGCTTCTGCCCAGCATGATTTAACTGTGGAGCAGCTGGCGAAGACAAGGCAGATGATTGAAGTTTTGAATGACTAA